A genomic window from Prunus persica cultivar Lovell chromosome G2, Prunus_persica_NCBIv2, whole genome shotgun sequence includes:
- the LOC18786452 gene encoding putative pectinesterase 63: MGVNAALTMTLILFTATIAMADDHTPVPADQSQVNTWFNNNVKPYTARRGTLDPTLAKAEASQKVIKVMKNGSGQFKTITDAVNSIPAGNTKRVIVYIGGGEYNEKITIPRNKPFVTFYGSPTNMPTLTFAGTSQKYGTVNSATVIAESDYFVAANVIIKNSSPRPDGKRVGAQAVALRVSGNKSALYNCKLIGFQDTLCDDRGNHLFKDCFIEGTVDFIWGSGKSLYLNTELHVLGDNGLTVITAQARDSASEDTGYSFVHCKITGTGSGTYLGRAWRTNPMVVYAYTSMTKVINPAGWSDNNHPERDSTVFYGEYKCSGPGSSAVGREKYTKHLTDEQIKPFLSLGYIQGSKWLLPPPNPKV, from the exons ATGGGCGTCAATGCAGCTTTAACCATGACATTAATTCTCTTCACTGCCACCATAGCCATGGCGGATGATCATACCCCAGTACCAGCCGACCAATCCCAAGTCAACACATGGTTCAATAACAACGTGAAGCCGTACACAGCACGGCGGGGCACACTTGACCCTACCCTTGCAAAGGCTGAGGCTAGTCAAAAGGTCATCAAGGTCATGAAAAACGGAAGTGGACAATTCAAGACCATCACTGACGCTGTTAATAGCATTCCTGCCGGCAACACCAAACGTGTCATTGTGTACATTGGAGGGGGAGAGTACAATGAGAAAATCACCATTCCGCGGAATAAACCATTTGTTACATTTTATGGCTCTCCAACAAATATGCCGACTTTGACCTTTGCTGGCACATCCCAAAAATATGGAACAGTGAACAGTGCCACAGTAATTGCTGAATCTGACTACTTTGTGGCAGCTAATGTTATTATTAAG AACTCTTCGCCAAGGCCAGATGGGAAAAGAGTGGGAGCGCAAGCAGTGGCATTGAGGGTGTCGGGGAACAAGTCAGCCTTGTACAATTGCAAGCTTATTGGTTTCCAGGACACCCTTTGTGATGATAGGGGCAATCATTTGTTCAAGGACTGCTTCATTGAAGGCACTGTGGATTTCATATGGGGAAGTGGAAAGTCTCTCTATTTG AACACTGAGTTACATGTGTTGGGGGATAATGGATTAACAGTGATAACAGCACAAGCAAGGGACTCAGCTTCAGAGGATACTGGATACTCATTTGTTCACTGCAAGATAACTGGGACTGGAAGTGGAACATATTTGGGCAGGGCTTGGAGGACCAATCCCATGGTGGTCTATGCCTACACCAGCATGACCAAGGTCATCAACCCTGCAGGATGGAGCGACAATAACCACCCCGAACGTGACAg CACTGTGTTCTATGGAGAGTACAAGTGTTCGGGTCCAGGTTCAAGTGCTGTTGGGAGAGAAAAATACACCAAACATTTAACGGACGAACAAATCAAACCTTTCCTAAGCCTTGGCTATATTCAGGGTTCCAAATGGCTGCTTCCTCCTCCAAATCCCAAAGTGTAG
- the LOC18784781 gene encoding uncharacterized protein At1g28695, whose protein sequence is MVGHLQDVENFQIAILCLLFSSLVVLCIFNQTTDQCQPFTKINTNSKEDELESALYKASMGTYKTVIIAIVNKAYVEGDKPMLDLFLNGFWHGEDTRGLIFQLLLVAVDQTSFERCKSLHLHCHKLEADDPADFEAEKLYMSQDFINMMWRRTLFLKEMLKRGYSFIFTDIDVMWLRNPFPRLISFNESIDLQISTDSFNGDQLSEANPINTGFYMVRSNNRTISLFEKWYAQKNYSTKLKEQDVLNGMMKEGVFRELGLSVRFLDTRYFSGFCEVSRDFKAVTTVHANCCRTIGAKVVDLTAVVHDWKRFKSLSNSNSTLTLKWTNHVACNRSWKRKVN, encoded by the exons ATGGTCGGTC ACCTCCAAGACgtggaaaattttcaaattgccATATTATGCCTTCTATTTTCTAGTTTAGTAGTTTTGTGTATATTCAACCAGACCACAGACCAATGCCAACCCTTTACCAAG ATCAACACAAACAGCAAAGAAGATGAGCTTGAATCAGCTTTATATAAGGCTTCCATGGGAACTTACAAGACTGTGATAATTGCGATTGTAAATAAAGCGTACGTAGAAGGAGATAAGCCAAtgcttgatttatttttaaatgggTTCTGGCATGGAGAAGACACACGAGGCTTGATTTTTCAACTTCTTCTCGTGGCGGTCGATCAAACATCTTTCGAACGTTGTAAGTCTCTCCACCTTCACTGCCACAAGCTCGAAGCAGATGATCCTGCCGATTTTGAGGCTGAGAAACTGTACATGTCTCAAGATTTTATCAACATGATGTGGAGGAGAACTCTCTTTCTCAAAGAAATGCTTAAGCGAGGCTACAGTTTCATATTCACA GACATAGATGTGATGTGGCTAAGGAACCCCTTTCCAAGGCTAATTAGCTTCAACGAAAGCATAGATCTTCAAATCAGCACCGATAGCTTCAATGGTGATCAATTGTCTGAAGCAAACCCCATCAACACAGGTTTCTACATGGTGAGATCTAACAACAGAACAATCTCCTTATTCGAGAAGTGGTATGCCCAGAAAAACTACTCAACCAAACTGAAAGAGCAGGATGTTTTAAATGGCATGATGAAGGAAGGTGTTTTCAGAGAGTTAGGCCTCAGCGTGAGGTTTTTGGACACCCGTTACTTCAGTGGCTTCTGTGAAGTTAGCAGGGACTTCAAAGCTGTCACAACCGTTCATGCCAATTGCTGCCGGACTATAGGTGCTAAGGTGGTTGATCTGACGGCTGTGGTTCACGATTGGAAGAGGTTCAAGAGCTTATCTAATTCCAATTCGACATTGACTTTGAAATGGACTAACCATGTAGCCTGTAATCGGTCCTGGAAGCGCAAAGTAAACTAG
- the LOC18785762 gene encoding uncharacterized protein At1g28695 yields MDNRNITLFCLLFAGLVLFLMFNQTTDGSKPLFVFQTHQCQSSTKSNTIGPGDGLESALSEASMANKTVIIAIVNKAYVEGDKPMLDMFLDGFWLGEYTRGLISHLLLVAVDQTSFERCKFLHLHCYKLKADGADFETEELYMSQDFIKMMWRRTLFLKEVLRRGYSFVFTDIDVLWLRNPFPRLTIFNENIDLQISVDKFNGDEWSQANPINTGFYMVRSNNRTISLFEEWYARRNNSTGLKEQDVLNNMMQEGFFRELGLSVRFLDTLYFSGFCEVSKDFNVVRTVHANCCRTISAKVADLTAAIHDWKRFKSLSDSNQPSTLTWTSHVNCEGSWKNFNVTLG; encoded by the exons ATGGACAATCGAAATATTACATTATTTTGCCTTCTGTTTGCTggtttagttttatttttaatgttcaACCAGACCACGGATGGATCCAAACCACTCTTCGTCTTCCAAACTCACCAATGCCAATCCTCTACCAAg AGCAACACAATTGGCCCTGGAGATGGGCTTGAATCAGCTTTATCTGAGGCTTCCATGGCAAACAAGACTGTGATAATTGCTATTGTAAATAAGGCCTATGTGGAAGGAGACAAGCCAATGCTTGATATGTTTTTAGATGGTTTCTGGCTCGGAGAATACACAAGGGGCTTGATTTCTCACCTGCTTCTTGTTGCCGTCGATCAAACTTCCTTCGAACGTTGCAAGTTTCTTCACCTTCACTGCTACAAGCTCAAAGCAGATGGTGCTGATTTTGAGACGGAGGAACTCTACATGTCGCAAGATTTTATCAAGATGATGTGGAGGAGAACCCTGTTTCTCAAGGAGGTGCTAAGGAGAGGCTATAGTTTTGTATTCACA GACATAGATGTGTTGTGGCTAAGGAACCCATTCCCAAGGCTAACAATTTTCAATGAAAACATAGATCTTCAAATCAGCGTTGATAAATTCAATGGGGATGAATGGTCTCAAGCCAACCCCATCAACACAGGCTTCTACATGGTCAGGTCCAACAACAGAACAATCTCGCTATTCGAGGAGTGGTACGCTAGAAGAAACAACTCCACAGGATTGAAAGAGCAGGATGTTTTGAACAACATGATGCAGGAAGGTTTTTTCAGAGAGTTAGGCCTCAGTGTGAGGTTTTTGGACACCCTTTATTTCAGTGGCTTCTGTGAAGTTAGCAAAGACTTCAACGTTGTCAGGACGGTTCATGCCAACTGCTGCCGGACTATAAGTGCTAAGGTGGCTGATCTGACCGCTGCGATTCACGATTGGAAGAGGTTCAAGAGCTTATCCGATTCCAATCAACCGTCGACTTTGACATGGACTAGCCATGTAAATTGTGAGGGCTCCTGGAAGAATTTCAACGTGACCCTTGGCTAG